From a single Eriocheir sinensis breed Jianghai 21 chromosome 18, ASM2467909v1, whole genome shotgun sequence genomic region:
- the LOC127000417 gene encoding integrin alpha-PS3-like: MAVEGMGVPSFLVGMLCMASLSSCFNLEPLEAQVYHYPYFGTQGRESYFGFSVGLLHNSRNNTNWVLVGAPRANSSFYNPTQITEPGAMFKCNLEGRTCEEVIVDKNGNTEVINDIFEYSYQDLKNYGWLGGSLDIQPHFEEDRQVTGVCAPRWSNQRHHTQHYMNGVCYWMDNSASPLMINKELPLVAETKQTKFYSGYNFYHYAHGQAGMSIHFPDDQTQFIVGAPGVFNWHGSVILFKDYQWDNPGGVSRRRRQARHQMFQTELVPDPLYVTTLNDFEMFGYAVTSGRFMSKNKILYAGGAPRGAGFYGKVIVFSFPVSEYVDLGTVRVLEGEQLGEYFGAALTAADINGDGLTDLVVGSPMYSLPNHPDVGRIHTFVSEKGKGLLDRPEPHYGKKVSLARFGTSLASPGDLNADTFEDILVGAPWEDKGAVYVFLGSRNGLRQQYSQRLSPEDFTPGLRGFGMSMSRGIDIDNNGYPDVAIGSISSGHVAVVKTRPVALLSGWVIANPSNVPWEGRVNLNLTTCLHYKGYRVPRVSSLQVSLTLDHGSPSPRASFRDNSFIHNFTESLVANSRDPVCQTHQVTVKENKLDPDQPLEMKLEYDLIVAPETEFMKRPMTNPTEKHSSTSQVSISKGCQEKTCRVDMMFDADLGLGQDQKLVVGQKNNLVLRTVVSNSGEPAYLPTINVTVGPPLTLMLPQSHDCKFFSADVRTSLECRLSNPIKNSITDVVEVNVDTSLLTDGSGNPWIQVIVSGEGNELQPQDNRLFMSLPLKAQASLELYGDSKEEQVFYKHVGEDNINATINPRFIHTFTLVKRGPTPLGQVDLTIDIPVNITDGQKLVKLYPPKTNFLNQPIQCKLSSGSFEKGEVNQASGISIDDSDKTGSNTKPSLKPIIVSANKDVGDGIQYFNCSSSLIRCAQLSCHIYNWPVDVESAKVIMEMEVDLSVMAKHVSVMGGAVLMTSGSARIQSLSALMEFSGSRVAYEEVVTQIQPESLLAKGIPWWVILLAVLGGLLLLGLLAYGMYKAGFFKREKMEEMKAQQAQINKADYGSSNQGLVGE, from the exons ATGGCTGTAGAGGGCATGGGGGTGCCCAGCTTCCTGGTGGGGATGTTGTGTATGGCTTCTCTCAGCTCCTGCTTCAATCTGGAGCCTCTCGAAGCACAAGTGTACCACTACCCTTACTTTGGGACCCAAGGACGGGAGTCTTACTTCGGTTTCTCTGTTGGTCTTCTGCATAACAGCAGGAACAACACAAATTG GGTTCTGGTGGGTGCTCCCCGCGCCAACTCAAGTTTCTACAACCCAACCCAGATCACTGAACCCGGAGCCATGTTCAAGTGCAATCTCGAGGGACGTACTTGCGAGGAGGTGATCGTAGACAAAAATG GTAATACAGAGGTCATCAACGATATATTTGAGTACAGTTACCAAGACCTTAAAAATTATGGCTGGCTTGGAGGAAGTTTGGACATCCAGCCACACTTTGAGGAAGACAGACAAGTTACTGGG GTGTGTGCACCACGATGGAGCAACCAGCGGCATCACACTCAGCATTACATGAACGGCGTGTGCTACTGGATGGATAACTCCGCTTCTCCTTTGATGATCAACAAGGAGTTGCCTTTAGTTGCTGAAA CAAAGCAAACAAAATTTTATTCGGGCTACAATTTTTACCACTACGCCCATGGACAAGCTGGCATGTCCATCCACTTCCCAGATGACCAAACCCAGTTCATAGTTGGAGCTCCAGGTGTCTTCAACTGGCATG GATCAGTAATACTTTTTAAGGACTATCAGTGGGACAATCCCGGGGGTGTATCAAGGAGAAGACGGCAGGCAAGGCACCAAATGTTTCAAACTGAGCTGGTGCCTGACCCCTTGTACGTCACCACTCTCAATGACTTTGAAATGTTTGGGTACGCCGTCACTTCAGGAAGATTTATGTCAAAGAATAAGATACTTTATGCAGGTGGTGCTCCTCGAGGTGCTGGCTTTTATGGCAAG GTTATTGTTTTTAGTTTTCCTGTGAGCGAGTATGTAGACTTGGGTACAGTGAGGGTGTTGGAGGGTGAGCAGCTGGGTGAGTACTTCGGAGCAGCACTGACAGCAGCAGACATCAATGGCGATGGGCTGACTGACCTGGTTGTTGGCTCACCCATGTATTCTCTCCCCAATCATCCTGATGTGGGCAGGATTCATACCTTTGTCAGTGAAAAG GGAAAAGGGCTTCTTGATCGTCCAGAGCCTCACTATGGCAAAAAAGTGAGCCTTGCAAGGTTTGGCACATCGCTAGCATCTCCTGGAGACCTTAATGCTGATACTTTTGAAG ATATTTTGGTGGGAGCACCTTGGGAAGACAAAGGAGCAGTGTATGTCTTTTTGGGGTCAAGGAATGGCCTCCGGCAACAGTACTCACAACGCCTCTCTCCAGAAGACTTTACTCCTGGCCTCAGAGGGTTTGGCATGTCAATGTCACGAGGCATTGACATAGATAACAATGGCTACCCAG ATGTGGCCATTGGAAGCATTTCGTCGGGTCATGTGGCAGTAGTCAAGACTAGACCAGTGGCATTATTGTCTGGCTGGGTCATTGCCAACCCATCTAATGTGCcctgggaaggaagggtaaaccTCAACCTCACAACCTGCCTCCACTACAAGGGATACAGGGTTCCAAGGGTCTCTT CTCTTCAAGTGTCCCTCACCCTGGACCATGGAAGCCCTTCCCCTCGTGCCTCCTTCAGGGACAACTCattcatccacaacttcactgaGAGCCTGGTTGCCAACAGTAGAGACCCAGTTTGTCAGACTCACCAGGTGACTGTCAAG GAAAATAAACTTGACCCTGACCAACCTCTGGAAATGAAACTGGAGTATGATCTTATTGTCGCTCCTGAAACCGAGTTTATGA AGCGACCCATGACAAACCCTACTGAGAAACACAGCAGCACATCTCAAGTGAGCATTTCAAAGGGATGTCAGGAGAAGACCTGCAGAGTGGATATGATGTTTGATGCAGATCTTGGTCTTGG ACAAGACCAGAAGCTGGTGGTGGGGCAAAAAAACAACCTGGTTCTGCGCACAGTTGTGTCTAACAGTGGTGAGCCTGCATACCTCCCCACCATAAATGTGACTGTGGGGCCGCCTCTCACTCTCATGCTGCCCCAGTCCCATGACTGTAAGTTCTTCAGTGCTGATGTGAGGACCTCGCTTGAGTGCAGACTTTCCAACCCAATCAAGAATAGTATCACG GACGTTGTGGAGGTGAATGTGGATACCAGCTTGTTGACAGATGGCTCAGGTAACCCGTGGATACAGGTCATTGTTAGTGGAGAAGGAAATGAGTTGCAGCCTCAGGATAATCGTTTGTTCATGAGCCTCCCTCTGAAAGCTCAGGCCAGCCTGGAACTATATGG aGATTCCAAGGAAGAACAAGTATTTTACAAGCATGTGGGTGAAGACAACATCAATGCAACAATCAACCCAAGATTTATTCACACGTTCACA TTAGTGAAGAGGGGACCGACACCTCTTGGGCAGGTGGATCTGACCATTGATATTCCTGTCAATATCACAGATGGTCAAAAACTAGTCAAGCTTTACCCTCCAAAG ACAAATTTCTTGAATCAGCCAATCCAGTGCAAGCTGAGCAGTGGGAGTTTTGAGAAAGGTGAAGTGAATCAAGCAAGTGGCATATCCATTGATGACAGCGATAAAACTGGAAGTAATACAAAACCTTCCTTGAAGCCCat AATTGTGAGTGCCAATAAGGACGTAGGTGATGGGATCCAGTACTTCAACTGTTCCTCAAGCCTAATACGATGTGCACAGCTCTCCTGCCACATATACAACTGGCCAGTGGACGTAGAGTCAGCTAAAGTTATTATGGAGATGGAGGTTGATCTTAGTGTCATGG CCAAGCACGTATCTGTTATGGGAGGAGCAGTCCTGATGACCTCAGGAAGTGCCAGGATCCAGTCCCTCTCAGCTCTAATGGAATTTAGTGGTTCAAG GGTGGCATATGAGGAGGTGGTGACTCAAATCCAGCCTGAGTCTCTTCTGGCCAAGGGGATCCCCTGGTGGGTTATCCTGCTGGCTGTGCTTGGAGGCCTCTTGCTCTTGGGACTCCTGGCTTACGGAATGTACAAG GCTGGATTTTTCAAGCgcgagaaaatggaggaaatgaaggcCCAGCAAGCACAGATTAATAAAGCAGATTATGGATCATCTAATCAAGGTCTTGTTGGAGAATAG
- the LOC127000418 gene encoding UBX domain-containing protein 4-like, which yields MNWFEGSIPEAIAAAKNRKAIFVVYVRDSSEASKTTDDVLSQRDVVEAMDSGRFVAIRLENGTEDTKQFSQIYPLVLVPSLFFISGETGVPLEVLGGPLAADNLKEKVTKLLENAKPSKAANTSSTSPSGSEASKAPEGGGGSSKSQGETAEPCASPHTSSSSSEAGGEEVKQESEGAKAAHEEPLEDQKTPAAEASGGTNNSEEDSSGPSLEDKVERAKVLLAEKQNSSAREKAEEEKQKEIDRRKMGQEMAKKKMQQEQEEIRAAARERRKDKEEDRLARERVKAQIAADRAEKEARAALLRGEASPANPAPAPAASAAAPSPPASSSNISRLKFRLPDGSSSISQFPAEAPLSEVRHYVDQNVVLPFPNYTLASTVQHRPFTASDNSTSLRDLGLVPSAILVILPSAPSSSGRVVSAGGGIWDMLWLLLSPLTFVYGLVQHYLLGRREQSPERTGEPEPKRPREDSPPSTRQRPTTAYGSRGEARFRQQGNIHRLQNDGEDDDENNTWNGNSTQQM from the exons ATGAACTGGTTTGAAGGCTCCATCCCTGAGGCCATTGCGGCAGCCAAGAACAGGAAGGCTATATTTGTTGTGTACGTCAGAG ACTCCTCAGAAGCCTCCAAGACCACAGACGATGTATTGTCTCAAAGGGATGTTGTGGAAGCCATGGATAGCGGACGTTTTGTTGCAATAAGGCTGGAAAATGGAACCGAGGACACCAAACAGTTTTCACAAATAT ATCCTTTGGTGTTGGTGCCCTCTTTGTTCTTTATAAGTGGGGAGACAGGGGTGCCGCTGGAGGTGCTTGGAGGACCACTCGCTGCAGACAACCTGAAGGAGAAGGTCACCAAGCTCCTGGAAAATGCCAAGCCG AGCAAGGCAGCAAACACCAGCTCAACCTCTCCCAGTGGCTCTGAAGCTTCTAAGGCTCctgaagggggtggaggaagcAGCAAAAGTCAGGGAGAGACAGCAGAGCCCTGTGCATCACCCCAcacctcatcatcctcttcagAGGCTGGTGGTGAGGAAGTCAAGCAAGAGAGTGAGGGGGCAAAGGCTGCTCATGAAGAACCCTTGGAAGACCAGAAGACTCCTGCTGCTGAGGCCTCTGGTG GCACAAATAATAGTGAGGAAGATTCCTCTGGTCCTTCTTTAGAGGATAAAGTGGAGAGGGCAAAAGTTCTGTTAGCTGAAAAACAGAACAGCTCTGCAAGGGAAAAGGCTGAG gaagagaagcagaaggagattGACAGGAGAAAGATGGGCCAGGAAATGGCCAAGAAAAAGATgcagcaggagcaagaagagataAGGGCAGCAgccagggaaaggaggaaagacaaggaagaagacagaCTAGCCAGAGAGAGGGTGAA GGCACAGATTGCAGCAGACCGAGCTGAAAAAGAGGCCAGAGCAGCCCTCCTAAGGGGAGAGGCATCTCCAGCTAATCCAGCACCAGCTCCAGCAGCGAGTGCAgccgctccatcaccccctgctTCATCAAG CAACATATCAAGACTGAAGTTCCGTCTTCCTGATGGATCATCCAGCATATCCCAATTCCCTGCTGAGGCACCCCTAAGTGAGGTGCGGCATTACGTAGACCAGAATGTGGTTCTCCCTTTCCCCAACTACACCCTGGCCTCCACCGTGCAGCACAGACCCTTCACAGCCAGTGACAACAGCACTTCACTCAGAGACCTGGGACTCGTGCCCTCAGCCATACTTGTTATTTTGCCG AGTGCCCCTTCAAGCTCTGGGAGGGTTGTGTCAGCTGGAGGAGGGATATGGGACATGCTGTGGCTATTGTTATCACCCCTCACCTTCGTGTATGGTCTGGTACAACACTATCTGCTTGGAAGGAGAGAGCAATCACCAGAGAGGACAGGGGAGCCGGAGCCCAAGAGACCTCGGGAAGACTCACCACCAAGCACTCGGCAGCGACCAACAAC GGCTTATGGGAGTCGCGGTGAGGCACGCTTCCGACAACAAGGGAACATCCATCGCCTGCAGAATGatggggaagatgatgatgaaaacaacACTTGGAATGGTAACTCAACTCAACAAATGTGA